The Geothrix oryzae DNA window AGGCCCGCCTGGGGGGCCGCTTGCGCGTGGTGGTTGGGATTCCCGAGGAGCTGGAATCCGCCCAGGTCCCCCCTCTGTCAGTCCAGGTGCTGGTGGAAAATGCCATCAAGCACGGTGTGGCGCCCCTGGAACGGGGTGGGGAAGTGCGTCTCGGCGCCGAGCGGAAGGAAGGCGTTCTGCATGTGTGGGTGGAGGATCCAGGCCAGGGCCTGAGCGCCCATAGGGGCACCGGAACCGCCCTCGAAACCCTGCGCCAACGCCTCGAAAGCCCCGCGGATCTGGACATGGGGATGGTGGAGGGGAGGCATCGGGTGGGCTTCCTCTGGAGGCAGGCATGATCCGGATCGTGGTCATCGAAGACGAACCCCTGGCGCGCGAGCATCTGGTGGAGCTCCTTTCGGAGCTGCCGGGCGTGGCCGTAGTGGCTTCGGTGGAGAACGGCCGTCTCGGGCTCGCAGGCATTGCGGAGCACCAGCCGGATGCGGTGTTCCTCGACATCGAGATGCCGGGCATCAAGGGCACGGAGCTGATGCACATGCTGCCCGACCCGAGACCCTCGCTGGTCTTCGTGACCGCCTATCCCCAGCACGCCATCGAAGCCTTTGCCGGCGGGGCGGTGCACTACCTGCTGAAGCCCATCTCGCGGGTGGGGGTGGCCCAGGCGCTGTCCCGCATCCGTCCGAAGGACGAGCCCCTCCAAAAGGAATGGTTGCGCCTCCCCGTGCGAAAGAAGGGGGCCACGCGCCTGCTGCGGCCCGAGGAGGTGGAGGCGCTGGTGGCAGACCTTGGGGACTGCATGGCCTGGACCCCGGAAGGCCGACTGCCTGTGGATGGCACCCTGGCCCACTGGGAGGAACGACTCGCCGATCGTGGCTTCATGCGGGTCCACCGCAATGCCCTGGTGCGCCTGGACGCAGTCCTCGAAATGACCACGGAGGACGAACTGGTGCTGGCCACAGGGCGTCTGGTCATCAGCCGCCGCCGCATGGACGAGGTCCGGCGGACTCTGGGGCTCTAGGTGCGGTTGCGGAACAACCAGATCACGGTCGAGAGGACCAGACCCGAGAGGGTGGCCACGCCGAACGCGCGGTGGATCCTGGGGAGATAGGCGCGGAAACTGCGCGCTTCGCGCCAGGCCAGGGCCTTTCTCCCCAGGAGGATGGTCGTCCCAGCTGCGACCAGGGTGGCAGCCCAGGCTGCGAGATGGACCTGCGCCAGGCTCCTCGGATGGAGCAGAATGCGCAGGCCGACCACCGTGAAGGCCGACACCATGAGGTGGCCGTGCAGGCGGTGGTCCCCTCGACGCACTGCGCGCAGCGCGAAGGCCAGGAGGATCGCGGCGGGAATGAGCAGCAGGTCCAGCATGGCCGACAGACTACAACGGTTGGGTTACAGGGGCAGCGCTTCCTGCCGCTTCTCGCCCTCCCAGCGGTAGAAGCCGGAGCCGGACTTCCGGCCCAGGCGCCCGGCGGCGACGAGCTGGCGCAGCACCGAGGGGGCCTTGAAGCGCGGCTCCCCGAAGGCCTCGAAGAGCACCTCGGCCACGCTCTGCATGGTGTCGAGGCCGATGAAGTCGCTCAGGTGCAGCGGGCCCATGGGGTGGCCGCAACCCAGCTTCATGCCCGTGTCGATGTCCTCCACCGTGGCCAGCTTCTGCTCGGCGCAGCGCATGGCGTCGAGCAGGTAGGGCACCAGCAGGCGGTTCACCACGAAACCCGGGGCGTCCGGCGCCAGGACGGCGGTCTTGCCGAGCTTGGCGACGAAGGCGCGCAGGGCGGCCAGGGTGTCCTCGTCCGTGGCCAGGGTGCGGACGACTTCCACCAGGGGCATGACGGGCACGGGGTTGAAGAAATGGAGGCCCGCCAGCCGGGCCAGCCGGTGCGGGGAGAGGGCCGGGCTGATCTGGGCCACGGAGAGGCTGGAGGTGTTGGTGCAGAGCAGGGCGCCCGGGCCCAGCACGCGGTCCAGCTCCGCGAAGGTCTGGAGTTTCAGATCCATGCGCTCCGGCACGGCCTCCACCACGAGGTCGCAGCCGGCCAGGGCGGCGAAGGTGGTCGTGCCGTTCAGGTGGCGGCCCAGCTCCGCCTTCTGATCCCCGGTGAGCTTGCCCTTCACCGCGGCGCGCTCCCAGGCGCCCTGGATGCGTGCCAGCCCTTTGGCGAGGAGGGCTTCGTCGGCTTCCTTCACCCAGACCTGGTAGCCGGCCTCCGCGGCGCACTGCGCGATGCCCGAGCCCATGAGCCCGCAGCCGACGATGCCGATGTGCTGGATGTCCATGTCGAGCTCCCTGATGGAATGGGGGTGATCCGGCCCCTATGTTCCGCTGGATGGACTCCGGGTGGGATCATGACCTGCGGTAGGGTTCGTCGGGCAGAATCCGTTCCTGCCCGGGGGAGGTGTCCATGATCGGCCTGCTGAAGGATCTGCTCGGCCACCAGGCCTGGGCGGACGCGATGTTCTTCCATGCCTGGGGCAAGTCGCAGGTTCGCGAGGATTCCGAGCTGCGCACCCGGGTGGGGCACCTGGTGGATGTGCAGGAGGCCTTCCTGAAGGTCCTCAAGGGGGAGGTCGTGTCCATGGAGGAGCACCCCCTGCCTGCTTTCGGGGATCTGCAGCTCCGCTGCCGGACCAACCATGAGGTCTTCCGGGCGCTGGGCCGCAGCCTTGACGACGCCTCGCTTGCCCGCATCGTCCGGGTGCCCTGGTTCCCGGATCCGCCCTGCCTGGTGTCCGTGACGGATGCGCTGGTCCAGGTCTGCCTGCACACCCAGCACCACCGCGGGCAGAACATGACCTGCCTCAAGGCCCTGGGGGCGGCGCCGAAGAATGTGGACTACATCATCTGGCTGTGGAAGCAGAAGCCCGAGGCGCGCTGGGATTCCTGAGCAGTGAGACAATGGCGCGGACCGATTCGGGGGACGCCATGGAGACGGGGGCCGATGCCAGGTTCATGCGGCGGGCCATCGAGCTTTCCCGCATCCACATGGAAGAGGGGGCGGGCGGCCCCTTCGGCGCGGTCATCGTGAAGGACGGCGCCATCGTGGGCGAGGGCTGGAACCGCGTGACCTCCAGCCACGACCCCACGGCCCATGCGGAGGTGGTGGCCATCCGCGCGGCCTGCGCGCGGCTCGGAACCTTCGAGCTGCGGGGCTGCGCGATCTACACCAGCTGCGAGCCCTGTCCCATGTGCCTGGGCGCCATCTACTGGGCGCGGCTGGATCGCCTCTGGTATGCCAACGGCCGTGCGGACGCCGCGGCGATCCAGTTCGACGACGCGTGGCTCTACCGCGAAGTGGCGCTGCCTCTCGGGGAACGGAGCCTGCCTGCGGACCAGCTACTGCGCGACGAGGCCCTCGAGGTCTTCTGGGCCTGGGACCGGAAGACCGACAAGGTCCGCTATTAAGAGGTCGTAACAAAACCCCGCGCCACCGCGATGGAGCCAGGCGGGATGCGCCGCAAGGAAGCGCCCGCGGGGCGATGCGGGACATCGTTCGAGGGCGGTGACGCCGCGGAGCACCCGCCTGGCTCCATCCCTCCGGGCGAGGGGCGGCGGGCGTCGCGATGCTGCGTCAGGCTCGGATCCCGTAGTACCCGCTACGCTCACCTCGCCTTCCTGGCCTCGCTCGCCCGGCGCCCCTCGCGCGGTGTCGCGGGGTTTTGTTACGACCTCTAAAGGCTCAAATTTCCAGGTAGGTGTGGAGCTTCCGCTCTTCCGTCAGCAGGGCGCGGAGGGCCTCGGCGGCATCGTTCTTGGCGCTGGCCTTGCGCTTGGTCTGGGGCCCCTGGATGAGCACATCGGGGTCGTAGTGGACGCTGCGCAGCACATGATCGACGGTGTCGCCCTTCACGATGTGCTGGATCTTGAAGGTGTCGTCCTCGTGGACCACGATGTGGGCCTCGTTGGGCGCGCCGAAGAGGTTGTGCCGCATGCCCAGGATGTCCTGGTAGGCGCCCGTGAGGAAGAAGGCCACATAGTAGGCCTCGCCGCCCCGGGGTTCATGGAACGGGATCTCGTCCCGGACATCCTTCAGATCGATGAACTTCTCCATCTTCCCGTCGCTGTCGCAGGTGATGTCGCACAGGGTGGCCGACAGGGCGGGCTTCTCCTTCAGCCGGTGGATGGGCATGACGGGGAAGAGCTGCTCGATGGCCCAGTGGTCGGGCATGGACTGGAAGATGCTGAAGTTGGCGATGAGCTTGTCCGCCAGGCTCTTGTTGAGGTCCTGGAATTCCTCGGGCACATACTTCAGGCTCTTGCTGCTGAGGATGCGGGAGAGCTTCCGGCAGACCTCCCAGAACAGGGTCTCGCCCTTGCTGCGATCCTCGAGGCCCAGATAGCCCAGGTTGAAGAGCGTGAGCAGCTCGTCCTTCTGGGTGATGGCGTCGTGGTACATCTCGGCGAAGTTCTTCACGGAGATGTTGTCCCGAGTGTAGGCCAGCTCCTTGAGGATCTGCGGCTCGTTCCCGGTGAGGGTCACCGAGTACTTGGTGTGCGTGGTGTCGATGAGGCCGATGATGTCCACCACCACCACCTCGTGATAGGCCACGATGGCGCGGCCCGATTCGCTGAGCAGGTCCGGCATGGGCACCTGCTCCTGGGTGCAGATGTCCTTGGTGGTGTAGACCACATCGGCCGCGTACTCGGCGATGGTGTAGTTCATGGAGCTGCTGAAGGTGGTCTTGCTGCCGTCATAGTCCACGCCCAGGCCGCCGCCCACATTGAGGTAGCGGATGGGCACGCCCATCTTGCGGAGCTTGGCGTAGATGCGGGTGGCTTCCTTCATGGCCGACTTGATCTTGCGGATGTCCGTGATCTGGCTGCCGATGTGGAAGTGCAGCTCGATGATGCTGTCGAGCAGGTCGCGCTTCTCCAGGACTTCGATGGCGTCGAGGATCTCGCGGGTGGTGAGGCCGAACTTGGCGTGGTCGCCGGCGCTGGTCTCCCACTTGCCCGACCCCTGGGCGTTGAGCTTGGCGCGCAGCCCGATGAGGGGCTCCACTTTCAGCTCCTTGGCCACCTTCAGGATCAGCGGCAGCTCCGTCATCTTCTCGACGGTGATGACCACCTTGCGGCCGGCCTTGCGGGCCAGCAGGGCCATGCGGATGAAGGATTCATCCTTGTACCCGTTGCAGAGGACCAGGGCCTCGGGGTGCAGGTCCAGGCTGAGGGCGATCATGAGCTCGGGCTTGGAACCGGCTTCCAACCCGTAGTGGTACTTGTTCCCGGCCCGGATGATCTCCTCGACCACTTCCTTGGTCTGGTTGGTCTTCACGGGATAGACGCCCTGGTAGCCGCCTTCGTAGCCGAACTCGATGATGGCGTGGCGGAAGGCCTCGTTGACCTCGACGACGCGGTGGGCCAGCACCTGCGGGAAGCGCAGGTTCACAGGAGTGCGGATGCCCTTCTTCTTCAGATGCTGGACGATCTCGTAG harbors:
- a CDS encoding 3-hydroxyacyl-CoA dehydrogenase family protein, with amino-acid sequence MDIQHIGIVGCGLMGSGIAQCAAEAGYQVWVKEADEALLAKGLARIQGAWERAAVKGKLTGDQKAELGRHLNGTTTFAALAGCDLVVEAVPERMDLKLQTFAELDRVLGPGALLCTNTSSLSVAQISPALSPHRLARLAGLHFFNPVPVMPLVEVVRTLATDEDTLAALRAFVAKLGKTAVLAPDAPGFVVNRLLVPYLLDAMRCAEQKLATVEDIDTGMKLGCGHPMGPLHLSDFIGLDTMQSVAEVLFEAFGEPRFKAPSVLRQLVAAGRLGRKSGSGFYRWEGEKRQEALPL
- a CDS encoding LytR/AlgR family response regulator transcription factor; translated protein: MIRIVVIEDEPLAREHLVELLSELPGVAVVASVENGRLGLAGIAEHQPDAVFLDIEMPGIKGTELMHMLPDPRPSLVFVTAYPQHAIEAFAGGAVHYLLKPISRVGVAQALSRIRPKDEPLQKEWLRLPVRKKGATRLLRPEEVEALVADLGDCMAWTPEGRLPVDGTLAHWEERLADRGFMRVHRNALVRLDAVLEMTTEDELVLATGRLVISRRRMDEVRRTLGL
- the speA gene encoding biosynthetic arginine decarboxylase — protein: MKHWTVQDAVTLYGVKEWGSGYFGVNAKGHLEITPTKDESLSCDVYEIVQHLKKKGIRTPVNLRFPQVLAHRVVEVNEAFRHAIIEFGYEGGYQGVYPVKTNQTKEVVEEIIRAGNKYHYGLEAGSKPELMIALSLDLHPEALVLCNGYKDESFIRMALLARKAGRKVVITVEKMTELPLILKVAKELKVEPLIGLRAKLNAQGSGKWETSAGDHAKFGLTTREILDAIEVLEKRDLLDSIIELHFHIGSQITDIRKIKSAMKEATRIYAKLRKMGVPIRYLNVGGGLGVDYDGSKTTFSSSMNYTIAEYAADVVYTTKDICTQEQVPMPDLLSESGRAIVAYHEVVVVDIIGLIDTTHTKYSVTLTGNEPQILKELAYTRDNISVKNFAEMYHDAITQKDELLTLFNLGYLGLEDRSKGETLFWEVCRKLSRILSSKSLKYVPEEFQDLNKSLADKLIANFSIFQSMPDHWAIEQLFPVMPIHRLKEKPALSATLCDITCDSDGKMEKFIDLKDVRDEIPFHEPRGGEAYYVAFFLTGAYQDILGMRHNLFGAPNEAHIVVHEDDTFKIQHIVKGDTVDHVLRSVHYDPDVLIQGPQTKRKASAKNDAAEALRALLTEERKLHTYLEI
- a CDS encoding nucleoside deaminase; protein product: MARTDSGDAMETGADARFMRRAIELSRIHMEEGAGGPFGAVIVKDGAIVGEGWNRVTSSHDPTAHAEVVAIRAACARLGTFELRGCAIYTSCEPCPMCLGAIYWARLDRLWYANGRADAAAIQFDDAWLYREVALPLGERSLPADQLLRDEALEVFWAWDRKTDKVRY
- a CDS encoding DinB family protein, whose translation is MIGLLKDLLGHQAWADAMFFHAWGKSQVREDSELRTRVGHLVDVQEAFLKVLKGEVVSMEEHPLPAFGDLQLRCRTNHEVFRALGRSLDDASLARIVRVPWFPDPPCLVSVTDALVQVCLHTQHHRGQNMTCLKALGAAPKNVDYIIWLWKQKPEARWDS